A segment of the Denticeps clupeoides chromosome 2, fDenClu1.1, whole genome shotgun sequence genome:
CTGCTCAAAATCAGCTCCTGTGAAATTGTGAAGGAATTGCAATCAATGTAGCTATGACCATAGTCTATTAGGATGCTTTAATGGGAGGGTGTAGTAAGAAAGAGACAGCGGACATAGGCAGCTTTTCTTTGCTTGATCGCGATGGCGACCACGGTGGCATTTAATGCCACTACTGTCTACTCACACATCAGTTAAATCTTCCAGAAATGTGAAATCAAGTAAAGGGAAGATTTCGTCCTACCCAGAAATGACCTCAGAACTTCACAAATCCCACATAAGAGCGCCACCCTGTGTTGCACTCCAGCCACTACCTTACATCAACATAACATTTCtgtactcttttttttatgtgtactTACAGCAAAATTGCATTATATCTAATATTAAACATGAATGCAGTATTTAAGTATTGTCCTCTCTTTCCACAGACTGCTGACTGGGACATTTACAGTTTTCACATCAACTCCACAGTTACAAGTCGTTATGCCACCTCAGTCATCTCGAGTCGTGTTGCCAACCGTCACAACAACCCCACAGAGATTCTTTTCCATGTGAAGATACCAAAAAATGCCTTCATTAGCAAGTTCAGAATGTGAGTATATATAACAGACTGGATCTTGTACTATCAGCTTAATTTCTTcaagaaaatatattaaaatatacaaaaatgaaatcattcagattgtGATAAgcttgtattttaaaaataagatTGGGTTCTCTTTTCTAGGTAAATTcatgtgtacaaaaaaaatttttggaagtaatttattttatttacatggtatttatttctattttctgcTTTAAATAGGACCATTGATGGGAAGATATATGACGGTGAggtgagaaagaaagaggaagtCCAGCAGCAGTACAGTCAGGCTGTATCACAAGGCCAAAGTGCTGGACTCATCATGTAATGTGGAAACTCTTTACAGCATTACCACAAATGCCTGGCCTTGCAGAAACCAACCTATAGACAGGAGTTTTCTATCAGTCACATAGTGGTGAAAACTtagtttcatttattcatttaaagttGCATTTATTTCAGTAGTAGCCTTCTGCTAGTGGCACAGCAACATGCAGGTAACATAAAAAGgtctaaatcaattttttttgtcagcaaaaagtcattttgtctgtcacagaatgtcatttaagcaaaaaaaaaaaaaacaaacatttgaacatttttttggtcattCATACAACACAGCCTTCTGTCTACAAAATGGTGGGTGCTCAGTTTGGTGTAAaacttattatatattttattatataatccATTTTGTAGTACAAAATGCATTGTATGTACAGAAATTGACATGCCCCATTGCTCTCACCCTAGATTCAATGGCCACAAAATTTCAGTGAATGGTTCTCTGTTCTGATGTGTAACAATGAAAGAATGGTTCAGGGATCATCAGACataattttcacacatggattggCCACAGGGCAGTGTATGATAATGCACACAAAGATGAATAGacaaatattacatataaatatagatGAAAATGTGATGAAATCATTATTAACATTCCATAATTTTgcgatttctttattttacttccACAGATGAGTGCTGTATGAATGaaaaaatctagaaaaaaatattgtaaaaggAATTGCTACATGTGCCTTTGAGGGCATGTGTGAGCATTGTATAGTATAGCGTTGTATTGACAACTACTGAGTGAAGAAGATAACCACtaccatggggcagtggttggcatATCGGTGTAAGGAAACAAAcctgtaatcagatggttgccagtTCAAGTCCCGAACTgacaaggagccactgagcaaagcaccgtccccacacactgctccccgggtgacattcatggctgcccactgctcgccaagagTGATGACtaaaaagcagtggacacatttcgttgtgtcactgcgtgctttgctgtgtttcgcaatgaaaatcacttcagtGTTATGTTGTAATGATTCATGGAGCTTCTCTGGCTTTGTGTTGAACCTTATTAAGTGTGTAATTGCCTCCTCCTCAGCTCAGTGGGCAGGACTCTGGAACACTTTAAAACATCTGTGACAGTTGCTGCTCACAAGAAAGTAGATTTTGAACTGACTTATGAAGAGCTCCTTTCACGTCGACTTGGAAAATATGAGCTGCTTATTAATGCTCAACCAATGCAACCTGTGAAAGACTTTAGGGTAAGATGTATAGATCTGATATATACATTTGATACCATGAGTGAATTCataaatttatttcaaatgtttttgttgATCAGATTACACAGTTATCACTAGTATTTGACAAATGTTTCCTAACTGTTTTACTAGATTGGTGTGAACATTTATGAGACAACAGGCATCCGGTCTCTGAATGTGAAAGGTTCACTAAAAGACCTCGCCCATGCCAACCGTGCCGACCAAAAGGTATTGTCCAGGTTACACTCCAGTACAATGTGCACAAgtattgtcacgactacggacttacgggggaaggaagcgcagaggtttgacatgctgggaagggggttttattaatacaaacaataaagaaatacaaataaacagcggcgcggtggccgaaaacgatttaacttaaataacgaactgaaactaacccgtaggcgtgtggcgattgccagaacttaaaacacataaaactaaacaaggtcaagttcgtgcatagagttcacgaaaatgccagcgaccccgaacgggcggaaacttccggcatttatggggcgtcaggattgcattccggtgtggagcccagctgcaggcaatcctgacaagtaTGCTGATTTTATCTGGGCAAATGTCTCTCATTTCTTAAAAACAACTAACAATTACATCatgaaacaaaatatatttaataaaataatcagtcCAGGTCTAAGGTAATTACAATCATTCAGTAATAAGGTCAAGAACATGAGAGGCCATTTTCTCTCAAATTGAGTTCTGGCGTGGTGTGCAATCTTCACATTGAATATAGTcagtcatcaaaaaaaaaacatttttatttcaggcaTGGATAAACTTTCATCCTACACTTGAGCAGCAGACACAGTGTGATGGCTGCAGAGAAAGTGGACTGAATGGCGATATGCACATATTCTATGATGTTGAGAGACCAGAGTCCCTGGGAGAAGTGATGGTACGGTGTATGGAACATATCATATTGTGTTCAATTGAATTGATGTTCAATATatcttataaaatataatagcTTAACAAATTAGCTTTTAAGAATTTCACATGGGGTCTAAGCgcatgttttttgtttcttttttaaagacaaGTAATGGTTTCTTTGCCCACTACTTTGCACCCTCCGACATTCCAAGAATTCCAAAAAATGTGATCTTCATTATTGATGAGAGTGGGTcaatgatgggaaaaaaaattcagcagGTAATCCATTCCAATTAAGTAGACATttggaaaatattcacagcacatcattttttccacattttgttatgttacagccttattccaaaatgaatcaaatgcattttccctcagaattctacacacaacatcccataatgaaaACTTGTTTAAATTAAGTTTAATTAAgcttttggcaaatttattagaAATAGAAAACTGAgaaatactttgttgatgcacctttggcagcaattacagcctcaagtctttttgaatatggtGCTACAAGCTTGGTACATCTATCcatggccagtttggcccattcctctttgcagcacctctcaagtgtcatcaggttggatgggaagtgtcggtgcacagccatgttaagatctctccagagatgttcaattagattcaagtctgggttctggctAGACCATACAAAGACGTtgacagagttgtcctgaagccactcctttgatatcttggctgtgtgcttagggtcattgtcggGTCGAATGATGAACTGTTGCCCCTTGTGGCCAGCCTGCTCTAAGAAGAGTCATTTATGTAAGAATcctgtttttttaacaaactgtgctcattgggaccttcaaagcagcagacatttttctgtaaccatccccagatttgtgcctaaagacaatcctgtctttgaggtctacagacaattcctttgacatcatgcttggtttgtgctctgacatgaactgtcaactgtgggacgttatatagacaagtgtgtgcctttccatCTCATGTCCAATCAAACTCCAATTagactgcagaaacatctcaaggatgatcaggggaaacctGATctcctgagctcaattttgagcttcatggcaaaggctgtgaatacttatgcacATGTGTTTTTGCTTGTGCACACACAGGTTAATTCCAGCTACAGCAACAATTAGGGTACCCTAATATTCAAATTATGCAAAAAGTGCTGATTAAGCAATGCTTCACTGAGGTGTGCCAGACTGAATGGACTTGTTGATTAATTACAGACCCAATCAGCCCTTTTGAAAATTTTGGATGACATAAATGAAGATGATTATTTTGGACTCATAATTTTTAGCAGCAGAATAAGATTATGGAAGCCAGAACTTCTCCCAGCAACAGAAGACAACATTGAGGCTGCAAAGAGCTTTGTTAAAAACCTTGATCCCAATGGAGGTAAGAAATCATTGTGAAAAAAGTGTAACaacaaattattaataatatggTTTCAAATGGGAACACAACCTTAATCAAaacacagtactgtgcaaacgTTTTGGCAGAAGTACTATATATACTTCTACTATATACACAGTACTATATATAGATTAAATTTACCCTTGTAACCCTTGTGCCCTATTCCTCAGGACTATTCTCAGGTACTCtttgtgtacaaaaatgtaGACGCACAAAATACGCTATAAAATcctcatacatacatattttgtgCCCCATAATGACCCATGATGGAGGGCTCAAGATGACTTagtgatttataaaaaaaaattgaaaaaaaattgtgtgagaGGGTGCAAAAAGATGAAATGGGGCACAGCATAAAAAATACTAACgcaatcaaaaaaaaattgctgatcTTTGACATGACAAATACTCAAATTATAACTATTGCCTCATCTCCCAACTATTAGTTatatggaaaatatttattgtttaattttttttttttaagaaataatgATTCAAAGGATTAAACTGCCATTTAAGGTTAAAATCATGAAAAGTTTTGAATACTGGATCATTTTGTAAAGGGCTCAAGTTGATTAAGTGATTTTCGGAAAAACATCAGGAAGAAAAATTGATGTACAGATTTGatgcatgtacatttttgtacagggagtgcagaattaggcaaatgagtattttgtccacatcatcctcttcatgcatgttgacttactccaagctgtataggcttgaaagcctactaccaattaagcatattaggtgatgtgcatctctgtaatgagaaggggtgtggtctaatgacatcaacaccctaaatcaggtgtgcataattattaggcaacttcctttcctttggcaaaatgggtcaaaagaaggacttgacaggctcagaaaagtcaaaaatagtgagagggatgcagcactcttaaaattgcaaagcttctgaagcgtgatcatcaaacaatcaagcgtttcattcaaaatagtcaacagggtcgcaagaagcgtgtggaaaaaccaaggcgcaaaataactgcccatgaactgagaaaagtcaagcgtgcagctgccaagatgccacttgccaccagtttggccatatttcatagctgcaacatcactggagtgcccaaaagcacaaggtgtgcaatactcagagacatggccaagaaaagaaaggctgaaagacgaccaccactgaacaagacacacaagctgaaacgtcaagactgggccaagaaatatcccaatactgatttttctaaggttttatggactgatgaaatgagagtgagtcttgatgggccagatggatgggcccgtggctggattggtgaagggcagagagctccagtccaactcagacaccagcaaggtggaggtggagtactggtttgggctggtatcatcaaagatgagcttgtggggccttttcgggttgaggatggagtcaagctcaactcccagtcctactgccagtttctgaaAGACACCTTCTtaaagcagtggtacaggaagaaatctgcatccttcaagaaaaacatgattttcatgcaggacaatgctccatcacacgcgtccaagtactccacagcgtggctggcaagaaagggtataaaagaagaaaaactaatgacatggcctccttgttcacatgatctgaaccccattgagaacctgtggtccatcatcaaatgtgagttttacaaggagggaaaacagtacacctctctgaacagtgtctgggaggctgtggtttctgctgcacgcaatgttgatggtgaacagatcaaaacactgacagaatccatggatggcaggcttttgagtgtccttgcaaagaaaggtggctatattggtcgctgatttgtttttgttttgtttttgaatgtcagaaatgtatatttgtgaatgtggagatattatattggtttcactggtaaaaataattgaaatgggtatatatttgtttttttattaagttgcctaataattatgcacagtaatagtcacctgcacacacagatatccccctaaaatagctaaaaataaaaacaaactaaaaactacttccaaaaacattcagctttgatattaattcgtttttttgggttcattgagaacatggttgttgttcaataataaaattattcctcaaaaatgcaagttgcctaataattctgcactccctgtatgtgaaCAGTGCGAGAGGGTGCAAAAATATGAAACGAGGCACAACATAACAAATACTTATGTaatcaaatccattttttgATGATCTTTGACTCAAATTACCAGCATGGCCTCATCCTTGTACTATTTATTATGTAAAATTCTTGAAGGAAGTTATCTGTTTTTATGTTCAGTCATGCCAAAAAGAGATCTAATGGCTGTTCCTAAATCGGCTCTGAGACAGAACTGATTTAGCACCTTAACGAGAGCATGATATACGGTCAAAACTGTGAGCAGCATTTGCTAATTGTTCATGCTCAGAATTGAGTATACATGGCTTTTctaaaattctgaaaaataaaaataaaagcaataccCTTTCCCAGGTACTGACATAAATTCAGCTGTTCTGAAAGGTGTTGAAATGATCAATGCATGTCCAAGAGAAGAAGCTGCCTCCATCTTAATACTGCTGACAGACGGTGATCCAACAGCAGGTAACCAACACCCAGCTATTTATGCCTTTTGGTGATATTTTTGTAGCAAATCATTTGGTAATGGTATGCCTTCTAGTAGAAGTCGTAGCATTGGCCATGTAGTGTAATTCAGTGTAGTGAAATGACAATGGGATTGAATATATAAATCAGTACAAATCTTTCAACTTTGCAATGACTTGAACTATACATTTGTGAAAGGGAAAATATAAGAAACCTTATTTGATATGATAATGATAGGTAATTTCCTTCTCTTGAAAGGTGTTACCAATCGTGGACAAATCCAGCATAATGTCAAAGCAGCAATTGGGTTAAAGTTTCCACTTTACATCCTGGGCTTTGGCTTTGATATAACCTTTGAGTTTCTTCAGAAGTTATCCCAAGAGAATGGAGGCATGGCGCGCAGAATCTACACAGACTCTGATGCTGCTTTGCAACTGCAGGTAGGCTAATGCACCTTCATACTGCTAGCGCAAAACTAGTATCAGGAGATATTAATTTCAGGAGAtattcactttcacactttacagaacacacaattatttttacagtatgtGTAACAGTAACCATGGCTTTTGATAAATTAGTCATGATGCAGACAAAACAGAAGTTATATTTCAGTTCTGGTAAATACAAATTTGTCAATACGTACATTTTGGAATCCTGCTTATTAAGCCAGTAGATGTTAAAATTTAATTCAGTGTTTGTGATACAGTATTgacaaaacaaataaagaacataTGAGGTGTGAGGATACTCTAAATGATGGAAAAGTAGGTTCCAGAAAGATAGTTAACAGTAAACGCCTAATTCACTAGTACAACTGGTTTTGCACAGAACATAAATAAAAGGTTAAGAAGCCCTCTTTGTTAGGTCACACTATATTTACCTGCCAACCCATCTGGCTGGTACACTGGTGAGCAAATTCATTCAATGATTCTACTGAAAGCGCCTGTTGGGACTCTAATGTTATTTTTGCTGGCAGGGATTCTATGAAGAAGTGTCCACACCCCTCTTAACAAATATACGAATGAACTATACTGGAGTAACTAGCATCACCAAAACCAGCTTTAGCCGCTACTACGATGGTTCTGAGATTGTAGTGGCTGGTGAGATCATCAGAAATAGCTCGAAAGATTTCAGCGTCACGGTTATGGCAATCTCTGTGAGTTTGTCTCTTacataaattctttttttttaggcaaaTCTAAAATGTGACTAATctgttgtgtatttttgttgtaTGCTTATACTTTTCTACTGTATTGTCCTCATGGCAGAAATTAAATAATGTCATGTATCAAGATTTAAACCCAAAGGAAGAAAAGCATGCCAGTGGTCTTGAAAACTCCCTTCAGAGAGTGTGGGCCTTCCTCACAGTGAAGCAGCTTTTAGAGAAAGAGTAAGCTTGGAGCGGATTTGTGGTCTTCTTCTTTGAGAGTTTTATGAATGAGCTAAATCATTACTGCTCATTATAGGTTGACAGCAAAAGGCAAGGAGAAAGAAGCAGTTAGGAAGCAGGTTCTTGAACTCTCTCTGAAATACAAATTTGTGACCCCACTCACCTCCATGGTGGTCACCAAACCTCAAGGCGAGGATGCTCATGTTGCCAACAAACCTAAGGAAGATACAGAAGAAAAAGTACTTTTAAATCCATTTAATAATAGAGGTAAGACAAACAAATGTAAGGTTGGGGTCTTGTGGGCTGTGAGGATGAGTTGTGCCCAGTGCCCAGTTTGTTCATGACCCCAAAGCGACGTGGTCATGTTGGTTGTCAGTGCTGAAATGTGGTAATGTGGGTGGGCACCCACATTGTGGGTGTATGTTGTGACAGTTCCCTTAATGCCACTCAGACTCAGCAGAGCAATTTACAAAGAAGACCAGAACTGAGTACAGAGGAATGTAAGAGACCTTGACACGTCCAGCCACCATCTCTCATGGCAATTTGCTAAATAGTTCGTTGGaacaatacaatatatttaCCAACCTGAAAGTGAAATGGCAAAAGCAATTTGCCATTGGTCATGATCATTAAAAATCTAATCAGATGAATTCTGTTTCGTTCTTTTTACTAGAGACTGTCAGCACAAAGTGATTAATTTCTAAACTTATCAGAAATATAAAATTTACACATTCCACTGCTTATGTGGTACACATCTaatgtgatgaatgtgaaaTTTGCCCTAACATTTCAGGATTGAGCAGAAGACCTACTTCAGATCAAATACAAAGTAAGGCCTTTTGATGATTTGGACCTGGAAGTTTAAGATGGGGTTAATTTTTAATATCTTCAGGTTAAAGAAATTGATCATTCTTGCTCTTTACCTTCAGGCCGACATCATGGAAGGCTTGGTCGTCCTAGTTCCATTGATATATTTGGTAAGTCATAAATTATTGAATCTTATGGCAGCACAAACATTTTAATAGCACTGAAACTACACTGTTTAAAATGCTGGAAAACAGCATGCACTTTATTGACCGATATATGCattcttattataattattgttacTGTTATTTTAAGTAGCAGCagtatttcattatttactaaataagaaatattatGCTGTAGCAGATAGCAACCATGCCTCATGAGTCCAAGGGCATGAGGTCAGGTCCCAGCTCCAGCTTTGTGTGGTAGGAGTTTatatgctctccccatgttggagTGGGTgtctccaggttctctggtttcctcttaTCATCCAAAAGAATGTACACTACTTTTATTGTTGACTGCAGTGTCTGGAGTCCCGCCCTAAATTGGTCCCCACCCTACACCCAAGGTCCTGAGATACAACCCTGCCACAATCCTTATTAGGCATAAGATTTAGAATTTTGAATATGGATATTAATCAATATTGAAACATGATGCAGGTTCAGTgaatttttaattcaaattcagagGTCTGTACTGGATTCATATCCACCCGAACATAATGGGAAGACTGGCATACTTGGTTGGTTTGTCTTTGTCTCAAGCAGTATTTTTGGAGTTAGGAACCATAACAATATGGAAATACAGAACATTgagtttatacatttaatgtatattttatgagaTGTAAGGAGAGAGGATGTTAGATTGTTTTTACCAAATCCATAACAGTTTCCTGAGCCCATCCCAGGGCATTGTACATAGGGCAGGATCCCATCCAGTTGACCTAGTGTGCAACatagggagagcatgcaaactccacacacataaAGCCAGAGCCGGAATTTAACTCACTCATGGCACTTTGAGTTTTGGACAGTTAAAtcacttcagactttttttttttttttcaattgtttcaTCAATAGcaataatatttgaatattttaaatatttgtaagACATGTCTGAGGAAGATGGACATTCATGGATGACTTCACCTTTATGGATTAAACAGAAAGGTAAAAAGACCTTCTCAACTATGATTAGAGTGTAGTTTAATGTATGTGCTGTATGCAGAACAATGACTTGTCTTATAAGTAGAGGTGAATATTCCTTGGCTGAATAAAGAATATTGACTGAATAAAGATATTGAATAAAGTGTCACAGATCCTGGTTGTCCACTGCATTGGCAAGGAGCCCATAGACAACCACGCGGCCAACACAAAGCCA
Coding sequences within it:
- the LOC114768623 gene encoding inter-alpha-trypsin inhibitor heavy chain H3-like — its product is MATTTADWDIYSFHINSTVTSRYATSVISSRVANRHNNPTEILFHVKIPKNAFISKFRMTIDGKIYDGEVRKKEEVQQQYSQAVSQGQSAGLIISVGRTLEHFKTSVTVAAHKKVDFELTYEELLSRRLGKYELLINAQPMQPVKDFRIGVNIYETTGIRSLNVKGSLKDLAHANRADQKAWINFHPTLEQQTQCDGCRESGLNGDMHIFYDVERPESLGEVMTSNGFFAHYFAPSDIPRIPKNVIFIIDESGSMMGKKIQQTQSALLKILDDINEDDYFGLIIFSSRIRLWKPELLPATEDNIEAAKSFVKNLDPNGGTDINSAVLKGVEMINACPREEAASILILLTDGDPTAGVTNRGQIQHNVKAAIGLKFPLYILGFGFDITFEFLQKLSQENGGMARRIYTDSDAALQLQGFYEEVSTPLLTNIRMNYTGVTSITKTSFSRYYDGSEIVVAGEIIRNSSKDFSVTVMAISKLNNVMYQDLNPKEEKHASGLENSLQRVWAFLTVKQLLEKELTAKGKEKEAVRKQVLELSLKYKFVTPLTSMVVTKPQGEDAHVANKPKEDTEEKVLLNPFNNRGLSRRPTSDQIQSRHHGRLGRPSSIDIFDMSEEDGHSWMTSPLWIKQKVNMRFLVAAQGLFRSLCYDIPGGLSLRLFHEPTSGFSMNGQLMPPTGKGFQKIKVHLRSDERIYFDTNQIQINIGQSNITLSWINNTKHETDNITVTVRDKEVEVILKSIRIAVLLHQRYRKRFLWPAVRNRPSGTTVSGILGHAVPIVCEYTQDSKYKIKIGEQEVDAYSTEAYDYGIHAAPAVYCLYVPPEAVLQKNLSDFTVLHL